Proteins encoded by one window of Nicotiana tabacum cultivar K326 chromosome 10, ASM71507v2, whole genome shotgun sequence:
- the LOC142164584 gene encoding uncharacterized protein LOC142164584 isoform X1, translating into MSTAISLYILDDITSVAEELQKHSSTLDSAVQPEDLRQTCVDYQILLCCQNGLHLHSLSSIIQGGINPIREVKLAKPCSWTSILKNDAEKYGLVLVYQSGAVEIRSLPDLNVVGESSLVSILRWNSKINMDKTISSPGNPAILKYSALLPRGRSKESPHKFMSFLFTL; encoded by the exons ATGTCAACTGCTATATCTCTGTATATTTTAG ATGACATCACCTCTGTCGCTGAAGAGTTGCAAAAGCATTCTTCAACGCTAGACAGTGCTGTGCAGCCTGAAGATTTGAGACAGACATGTGTGGATTACCAAATTTTGCTTTGTTGTCAGAATGGCTTGCATTTGCACTCTTTAAGTTCTATAATTCAG GGCGGTATCAACCCTATTCGTGAAGTTAAACTTGCTAAACCGTGTTCTTGGACTTCCATTCTTAAGAATGATGCTGAAAAATATGGACTGGTTTTAGTATATCAGAGTGGAGCAGTTGAAATAAG GTCCTTGCCGGATCTTAATGTTGTGGGAGAATCCTCATTAGTGTCTATACTTCGATGGAATTCCAAGATAAACATGGATAAGACCATAAGTTCTCCTG GTAATCCTGCAATCCTAAAATACTCAGCCCTGCTGCCCAGGGGaagatcaaaagaatctccaCACAAATTCATGAGCTTTCTGTTTACATTATGA
- the LOC142164584 gene encoding uncharacterized protein LOC142164584 isoform X2, producing the protein MSTAISLYILDDITSVAEELQKHSSTLDSAVQPEDLRQTCVDYQILLCCQNGLHLHSLSSIIQGGINPIREVKLAKPCSWTSILKNDAEKYGLVLVYQSGAVEIRSLPDLNVVGESSLVSILRWNSKINMDKTISSPGKGMISLLMVASHAHVPDYS; encoded by the exons ATGTCAACTGCTATATCTCTGTATATTTTAG ATGACATCACCTCTGTCGCTGAAGAGTTGCAAAAGCATTCTTCAACGCTAGACAGTGCTGTGCAGCCTGAAGATTTGAGACAGACATGTGTGGATTACCAAATTTTGCTTTGTTGTCAGAATGGCTTGCATTTGCACTCTTTAAGTTCTATAATTCAG GGCGGTATCAACCCTATTCGTGAAGTTAAACTTGCTAAACCGTGTTCTTGGACTTCCATTCTTAAGAATGATGCTGAAAAATATGGACTGGTTTTAGTATATCAGAGTGGAGCAGTTGAAATAAG GTCCTTGCCGGATCTTAATGTTGTGGGAGAATCCTCATTAGTGTCTATACTTCGATGGAATTCCAAGATAAACATGGATAAGACCATAAGTTCTCCTGGTAAAGGGATGATTTCACTGCTTATGGTTGCTTCCCATGCTCACGTTCCAGATTATAGTTAG